A genomic region of Gemmata massiliana contains the following coding sequences:
- a CDS encoding TIGR03067 domain-containing protein yields MNRIILLLVAMAGPGFAAKADEPKSDKQQATAKALETFAGSWEIVKVSPEGAAKDAKRLVFKKDGTYAAVGEANKELWGGTFEIDPTATPKVWDHRSHDGKKKGTDVLGIYELDGDSLKVACVVGQWKGKEWTGKARPRGSIRKTRTW; encoded by the coding sequence ATGAACCGGATCATTCTGTTACTGGTGGCGATGGCGGGTCCGGGCTTCGCGGCCAAAGCCGACGAGCCGAAGAGCGACAAGCAACAGGCCACGGCAAAGGCCCTGGAGACGTTCGCCGGCTCCTGGGAGATCGTGAAGGTGTCGCCCGAGGGCGCGGCGAAGGACGCCAAACGACTGGTGTTCAAGAAGGACGGCACTTACGCGGCGGTGGGTGAGGCCAACAAGGAGCTGTGGGGAGGCACCTTCGAGATCGATCCGACCGCAACCCCGAAGGTGTGGGACCACCGGTCGCACGACGGCAAGAAGAAGGGCACCGACGTGCTCGGAATCTACGAACTCGACGGCGACTCCCTCAAGGTGGCGTGCGTGGTCGGGCAGTGGAAGGGCAAGGAGTGGACGGGGAAGGCCCGCCCAAGGGGTTCGATCCGAAAGACGCGGACGTGGTGA
- a CDS encoding nuclear transport factor 2 family protein — protein MTAQLPSTAAAFLRTVNEHAPAGFITLFTEDAVVDDAGREIRGREAIREWAAHDIFAANVTFEVHNVSGTDGDATITTRVDGTFDRTGLPDPLIMTFRVVGERGKVSGLTCRLPG, from the coding sequence ATGACAGCGCAACTACCCTCGACGGCAGCGGCCTTTCTCCGAACGGTCAACGAGCATGCCCCGGCCGGGTTCATCACCTTGTTCACCGAGGACGCGGTGGTGGACGACGCGGGGCGGGAGATCCGAGGTCGCGAGGCCATTCGGGAATGGGCGGCCCACGACATCTTCGCGGCGAACGTGACGTTCGAGGTGCACAACGTGAGCGGCACCGATGGCGACGCCACGATCACGACGAGGGTGGACGGCACGTTCGATCGCACGGGGCTACCCGACCCGCTCATCATGACGTTCCGCGTCGTGGGCGAGCGCGGGAAGGTCAGTGGTTTGACGTGTCGGTTGCCTGGGTGA
- a CDS encoding serine protease family protein produces the protein MDEQQLIEMGGRFLKLVGQHLGCLVVNYVALDPNGNDLGEEHVASFSGFFIEMKGQWQFVTAGHVFDDEDEGIETLRKAGRLRVTQARIVDCFGDGARDHLPTIISYDDVPKISIDNGKRGLDFAFLPLRDLYVNTIKANGVVPFRPADWAEPAEGEVIAFGVVGFPEEEKQGANGDDRVDGWIRPILVWVRPCAPPENAPKTDYPLFVAEIPFSTPKSPKGMSGGAVIALVRKDDGSTKYYLVGVQSSWNKVARVIYACPMSSFFQFMLDVIASEQE, from the coding sequence GTGGACGAACAGCAGCTAATCGAGATGGGCGGCAGGTTCTTGAAGCTCGTCGGACAGCATCTCGGATGCCTGGTGGTAAACTACGTTGCGCTCGATCCCAACGGGAATGACCTTGGGGAAGAACACGTCGCCTCGTTCTCGGGCTTCTTCATCGAGATGAAAGGTCAGTGGCAGTTTGTGACGGCCGGGCACGTCTTCGACGATGAAGACGAAGGGATCGAGACACTTCGGAAGGCCGGCCGTCTTCGCGTTACTCAGGCCCGGATCGTTGATTGCTTTGGAGATGGCGCGCGCGATCACCTGCCGACGATCATCTCCTACGATGACGTGCCGAAGATCTCGATCGACAATGGGAAACGCGGGCTCGACTTCGCCTTCCTGCCCCTTCGAGACCTCTATGTGAACACGATCAAGGCGAATGGAGTGGTGCCTTTCCGGCCTGCGGACTGGGCCGAGCCAGCGGAGGGCGAAGTCATCGCCTTCGGAGTTGTGGGCTTCCCCGAGGAGGAAAAACAGGGGGCTAATGGTGACGACAGAGTGGATGGTTGGATTCGCCCTATCCTGGTTTGGGTGCGCCCCTGTGCTCCGCCTGAGAATGCTCCAAAAACCGACTACCCTCTTTTCGTCGCAGAGATTCCCTTCAGCACACCGAAATCCCCGAAGGGAATGAGCGGAGGAGCAGTCATCGCGCTGGTTCGGAAGGATGACGGCTCGACAAAGTACTATCTGGTTGGCGTTCAATCCTCCTGGAACAAGGTGGCGCGAGTCATCTATGCCTGCCCGATGTCCTCATTTTTCCAGTTCATGCTCGATGTGATTGCCTCTGAGCAAGAATGA
- a CDS encoding phosphorothioated DNA-binding restriction endonuclease, translating to MNPDILTRFNAISVWKQGDQRAPHKPLLILYALGRWQRGLPEVTFLEAEPALIDLLHRFGPQRRSDHPEQPFWRLQNDGVWTVQSPAPLPLKTGDTIPRVAALRSPDVRARFTPDVQAALAADPKLASQIATAILEEHFPESYRDDLLDAVGLTLETSVVEKRKRDPGFRHRVLKAYEYRCAVCGFDVRLGSVSIALDAAHIRWHQANGPDEESNGLALCVLHHKTFDLGAFTVADGVMLVSDRANGTVGFAESLMAHHGKSIRPPQRPDWRPSTEHLGWHGREVFKGEARHRG from the coding sequence GTGAACCCTGACATCCTCACCCGATTCAACGCCATCTCCGTCTGGAAGCAAGGCGACCAGCGCGCCCCACACAAGCCGCTGCTGATCCTCTACGCCCTCGGCCGCTGGCAGCGAGGGCTTCCCGAAGTCACCTTCCTCGAAGCGGAACCAGCCCTCATCGACCTGCTCCATCGATTTGGGCCGCAACGCAGGTCCGATCACCCGGAGCAACCCTTCTGGCGGTTGCAGAACGACGGCGTGTGGACTGTTCAATCACCTGCTCCCCTTCCCTTGAAGACTGGCGACACCATTCCGCGCGTCGCAGCACTCCGCAGCCCGGATGTGCGGGCAAGGTTCACGCCAGACGTTCAAGCGGCCCTCGCTGCCGATCCGAAGCTCGCGTCGCAGATCGCCACAGCGATTCTAGAAGAGCACTTCCCCGAATCGTACCGCGATGACTTGCTGGACGCGGTAGGGCTGACGCTGGAGACTAGCGTTGTCGAAAAGAGGAAGCGTGACCCGGGATTCCGGCACCGCGTGCTGAAGGCTTACGAGTACCGGTGTGCCGTCTGCGGGTTCGACGTGCGGCTCGGTTCGGTCTCGATCGCCCTCGATGCGGCGCACATCCGCTGGCACCAAGCAAACGGGCCGGACGAGGAAAGCAACGGACTGGCCCTGTGCGTGCTGCACCACAAGACGTTCGACCTGGGGGCATTCACGGTCGCGGACGGGGTGATGTTGGTCTCCGACCGAGCGAACGGCACGGTTGGGTTTGCTGAATCGCTCATGGCTCACCACGGGAAGTCAATCCGCCCACCGCAGAGGCCGGACTGGCGGCCGTCCACCGAGCATCTCGGCTGGCACGGACGAGAGGTGTTTAAGGGAGAGGCACGACATCGCGGCTGA
- a CDS encoding PIN domain-containing protein translates to MGHRILSIASEWFSYHGGLSTFNRSFCAALASAGHDVTCLIPRANEAEHSDAKRVGVKLRCPEPIHGLPDDALLCLHVDLGGQPDIVIGHGHITGAIAAARVRQYHPSARRIHVLHTLPDEIEPFKDREGEDPAQRARRKQEVETALSISASLTVAVGPRLHRQWSTYIGGAQSGVGVHRLTPGLPELTPVGAIPAANWCLLMGRLEDAELKGVNLACAALGRINKDGHFRGQREVTLVLRGAQTGTSKELREHVRKHAKSVIPCTIREYTHREEHVREDIARSSVVLMPSQMEGFGLVGIEALAMGVPILVSQRSGLGELLLELVDADPALRFARRFVVDVGEGEKKDAERWAQAIREILTDREQAFRETAALREAIVKADYWRRAVEDLFGVLKIPPRDPGTPPDTPPDLAQRAQKILEIDPATAIVYSSSLLEREMERLVTSKEFAKSALPASQYLAILREKGILAPTEADLTKKVLHLRNMAAHKFDATFTKDMAEEHMRLVEALVEKLKSADSSHESPDPDENELLHGGSIEAARSVQTAAGDAHAEIDAACGRMNAGDLDVAIHILEDLRRKRWDGLTPRERYRVEANIGHALERKGEFRKAAQHYLEAKKHQPLDEKARSFEAIAYFHLDDKPKAYELAGEILKEHPNCSIAIAIRVRSSPPDVTLKELEAVVPPALSEELDILHALGWKALSVGDLAAANRFVEASLKRDPDSVEVKEQQAVVIVQEEGRAKHAGRPVNPTRVALAIDNLTAGLAKRRGHLDEARLRYNRAEAYDLLGKTEAAETDFRTAFDSDKEEPDVVRRFVLFLERHDRTDAAIETLVQADKVKKDHRNRLLLCGLLSDRKGKGDVEKAIAVLRETIAEEPEADIRTEMVALLTHLLGGLKESEQAIAFLDGLGQSFLQPAVMNAIRAKALIRSGRKEEARKCAIRATELLQSSSSVTDRMRVAESLSFVGEKQEALKQWKAILKPDHVDDFVCMALELARAVGDDTFIMSFCKQLRGAGAMSPFTLELEVVTLEKYRIFDRAIEVMSNYLVASPDGELAKVFRLRLSLLGIRLKKPELIESDPAKLPPVELSPVKIGAGAAHVLLNGPNPERGVEYAYELVRRNFDDHFARGAYVGIIGIGDDGYHFPDHPVVIPGSAVKYKADDTGEEQWLIVEDAADPKQERGEYPPSHVWAEELLGQSVNGKFHLRRDRLQPRTATIIGIVSKYVYRKFEIIDGWEERFPGEDKFFVRKYTFPTNPDGTPDISLILKALDDREKQKEEMHALYRANPISGTTFAMVSGSGLLESLSHIASEGSLPIRCCLGNDLELQRAEASLAGAEQFVLDPSALATLFFGRQWEQLQLLGGKIVLCESALDEYEELREKFSSPSRGFMGKFKGKYLFQEDDPAERQKQLDRLDTFLNRIRSLVALRTGEKLASLQTEQREELIRLFGQPTAEAMAEAATTGAVLWSDDLAVAEVGRERTGISKRVWSQLVFRQYAPHEVMTEFTLFLIAWRYFFTRLEPDVVIAACRDGSWNPDAPILKQVAEWLGQPELIHEGAIRMCILSLPLVWKHGPDVQQKQGVAKLLLQAIRLRKDGRRAISIIQSNLNAIFGGDKAACGECAPVIDEILQVERTPREIAASKAVWGKAAQSIQRKTGMSGAMGSHGIGQTHNQGGPKQHSKPKKGKRKRR, encoded by the coding sequence ATGGGACATCGCATCTTATCCATCGCCTCCGAATGGTTTTCGTACCACGGCGGCCTATCGACGTTTAACAGATCGTTCTGCGCCGCGCTAGCATCCGCTGGCCACGACGTGACCTGCCTGATCCCCCGCGCGAACGAGGCAGAACACTCTGACGCCAAAAGAGTGGGGGTCAAGCTTCGTTGCCCTGAACCGATTCACGGGCTTCCAGACGACGCGCTGCTTTGCTTGCATGTCGATTTGGGGGGACAGCCCGACATCGTGATCGGGCATGGACATATCACTGGAGCAATTGCCGCCGCCCGAGTCCGTCAGTACCACCCGAGTGCCCGACGCATTCACGTCCTGCACACCCTTCCGGACGAGATCGAACCATTCAAGGATCGAGAGGGTGAAGATCCCGCTCAGCGTGCCCGCCGCAAGCAGGAAGTCGAGACGGCGCTGTCGATTTCCGCGAGCCTGACTGTTGCCGTCGGGCCACGACTTCACCGGCAGTGGAGTACCTACATCGGCGGTGCCCAAAGCGGCGTTGGCGTTCACCGCCTGACGCCCGGACTACCAGAACTCACGCCCGTAGGTGCCATACCTGCGGCGAACTGGTGCCTCCTGATGGGGCGGCTAGAAGATGCGGAATTGAAGGGCGTGAACTTGGCCTGCGCCGCGCTCGGCAGAATTAACAAGGACGGACACTTCCGTGGACAGCGTGAGGTGACGCTTGTGTTACGGGGTGCCCAGACCGGCACCTCGAAGGAACTTCGCGAGCACGTTCGGAAGCACGCCAAATCTGTGATTCCGTGCACGATTCGCGAATACACCCACCGGGAGGAGCACGTCCGCGAGGACATAGCCCGCTCATCGGTCGTGCTGATGCCGTCCCAAATGGAAGGGTTCGGGTTGGTCGGGATTGAGGCGCTGGCGATGGGCGTGCCGATCTTGGTCAGCCAGCGCAGCGGTCTCGGCGAACTTCTCTTGGAATTGGTCGACGCGGACCCCGCACTCAGATTCGCAAGGAGGTTCGTTGTCGATGTAGGTGAAGGAGAAAAGAAGGATGCGGAGCGGTGGGCACAAGCGATTCGTGAAATCTTAACCGATCGGGAGCAGGCGTTTCGAGAGACGGCAGCCCTCCGCGAAGCAATCGTGAAGGCCGATTACTGGCGACGGGCAGTTGAAGACCTGTTCGGTGTGTTAAAGATCCCGCCGCGCGACCCGGGTACTCCGCCGGACACTCCGCCTGACCTGGCACAACGTGCGCAGAAGATCCTCGAAATCGACCCGGCGACCGCGATCGTCTACTCATCGAGTCTCCTTGAACGGGAGATGGAACGTCTCGTCACGTCCAAAGAGTTCGCGAAATCCGCTCTCCCCGCATCACAGTATCTCGCGATCCTGCGTGAGAAGGGTATCCTGGCCCCAACGGAGGCCGACCTCACCAAGAAGGTGTTGCATCTTCGGAACATGGCGGCACACAAATTCGACGCCACGTTCACCAAGGACATGGCCGAAGAGCACATGCGACTGGTCGAGGCGCTCGTCGAAAAGCTAAAGAGCGCGGACTCATCTCACGAATCTCCTGATCCTGACGAGAACGAGTTACTCCACGGCGGTAGCATTGAAGCAGCACGTTCGGTTCAGACCGCGGCCGGCGACGCGCACGCAGAAATTGACGCAGCCTGCGGCCGGATGAACGCTGGAGATCTGGACGTTGCGATCCACATCCTCGAAGACTTGCGCCGGAAGCGGTGGGATGGCCTGACGCCAAGGGAGAGGTATCGCGTCGAGGCGAACATCGGTCACGCGCTGGAGAGAAAAGGAGAGTTCAGGAAAGCCGCTCAGCACTACTTGGAAGCCAAAAAGCACCAGCCACTGGATGAGAAGGCGCGGTCCTTCGAGGCGATTGCGTATTTCCACCTCGATGACAAGCCGAAGGCATACGAACTCGCCGGGGAGATTCTCAAGGAGCACCCGAACTGTTCGATCGCGATAGCGATCCGCGTCCGCAGCTCCCCACCTGACGTCACGCTAAAGGAGTTGGAAGCGGTCGTTCCGCCCGCGCTTTCTGAAGAGTTGGACATCTTGCACGCGCTGGGTTGGAAGGCGCTTTCCGTCGGCGACTTGGCCGCTGCGAATCGGTTCGTGGAGGCCTCGCTGAAACGCGACCCTGACTCAGTCGAGGTGAAAGAACAGCAGGCCGTCGTCATTGTGCAGGAAGAAGGTCGTGCGAAGCACGCCGGCAGGCCGGTGAATCCGACAAGGGTCGCTCTCGCGATTGACAACCTGACAGCGGGGCTTGCGAAACGCCGAGGTCACTTGGATGAGGCGAGACTCCGTTACAACCGGGCAGAGGCGTATGACCTGCTGGGGAAGACGGAAGCCGCGGAGACCGATTTCCGCACCGCCTTCGATTCCGACAAAGAAGAGCCGGACGTGGTTCGCCGGTTCGTCCTGTTCCTTGAGAGGCACGACCGTACCGACGCAGCTATCGAAACTCTGGTTCAGGCCGACAAGGTCAAGAAGGACCACCGGAACCGCCTGCTGCTCTGCGGCCTGCTGAGCGACAGGAAAGGCAAGGGAGATGTCGAGAAGGCAATCGCTGTGCTCCGTGAGACTATCGCGGAGGAACCCGAGGCCGATATCCGCACGGAGATGGTGGCGCTTCTCACTCACCTGTTGGGCGGGCTGAAGGAATCTGAGCAGGCGATCGCATTCCTTGACGGGCTCGGCCAATCATTCCTCCAGCCCGCGGTGATGAACGCGATCCGCGCCAAGGCACTGATACGCTCCGGCCGGAAGGAAGAAGCACGGAAGTGCGCGATCCGCGCAACCGAGCTGCTGCAATCCAGCTCATCTGTAACTGATCGGATGCGTGTCGCCGAGTCGCTCAGTTTTGTCGGCGAGAAACAGGAGGCGTTGAAGCAGTGGAAGGCGATTCTGAAGCCCGACCATGTGGACGATTTCGTGTGCATGGCCCTCGAGCTAGCTAGGGCGGTTGGCGACGACACGTTCATCATGTCGTTCTGCAAGCAGCTTCGGGGTGCAGGAGCGATGTCACCGTTCACCCTGGAACTGGAGGTGGTAACGCTCGAGAAGTACCGGATATTCGACCGAGCCATCGAGGTCATGAGCAACTACCTCGTGGCGAGTCCTGACGGTGAGCTGGCGAAGGTGTTTCGGTTGCGGCTGTCCCTGCTCGGGATTCGGCTCAAGAAGCCCGAACTGATCGAAAGCGATCCCGCGAAACTGCCGCCGGTCGAATTGTCTCCGGTGAAGATCGGCGCTGGTGCGGCCCACGTCCTGCTAAACGGGCCAAATCCGGAACGGGGAGTTGAGTACGCCTACGAACTGGTTCGCCGGAATTTCGACGACCATTTCGCTCGCGGGGCATATGTCGGGATCATCGGCATCGGTGATGATGGATACCACTTCCCCGATCACCCGGTCGTCATACCGGGCAGCGCGGTCAAGTACAAGGCGGACGACACCGGCGAGGAGCAGTGGCTGATCGTTGAGGACGCCGCTGACCCCAAACAGGAGCGAGGGGAGTATCCTCCGAGCCACGTCTGGGCCGAGGAGCTTCTCGGGCAGAGCGTAAATGGTAAGTTTCACCTCCGGCGTGACCGGCTCCAGCCCCGGACCGCAACCATAATCGGGATCGTCAGCAAATACGTCTACCGGAAGTTCGAGATCATCGACGGATGGGAGGAGCGTTTCCCTGGCGAGGACAAGTTCTTCGTCCGCAAGTACACCTTCCCGACCAACCCAGATGGCACTCCGGACATCTCGCTGATCCTGAAGGCACTCGACGACAGGGAGAAGCAGAAGGAGGAGATGCACGCGCTTTACCGTGCCAACCCCATCTCGGGAACGACGTTCGCGATGGTCTCCGGTTCCGGGCTGCTTGAGTCACTCTCCCACATCGCTTCGGAGGGATCCCTTCCGATCCGGTGCTGCCTCGGTAACGACTTGGAGCTTCAACGAGCCGAGGCTTCGCTGGCCGGAGCCGAGCAATTCGTACTCGATCCCTCTGCCCTCGCCACGCTGTTCTTCGGCCGCCAGTGGGAACAACTCCAGCTACTGGGCGGGAAAATCGTTTTGTGCGAGAGCGCGCTGGATGAATACGAGGAGCTGCGGGAGAAATTCTCCAGCCCGTCTCGCGGCTTCATGGGGAAGTTCAAGGGCAAGTACCTCTTTCAGGAAGACGACCCTGCCGAACGCCAAAAGCAGCTCGATCGGCTCGACACGTTCCTGAACCGGATTCGGTCGCTCGTTGCGCTGAGAACGGGAGAAAAGCTCGCCTCCCTACAGACTGAGCAACGGGAAGAGCTGATTCGCCTGTTCGGCCAGCCTACCGCCGAGGCAATGGCGGAAGCCGCGACGACGGGTGCCGTTCTTTGGTCCGACGATCTGGCTGTTGCCGAGGTGGGGAGAGAACGTACTGGAATATCGAAGCGGGTCTGGTCACAGCTCGTATTCCGGCAGTACGCACCTCACGAGGTGATGACCGAATTCACACTCTTCTTGATTGCGTGGAGGTACTTCTTCACGAGGCTCGAACCAGATGTTGTCATCGCTGCATGCCGCGACGGGTCGTGGAACCCTGATGCACCGATCCTGAAACAGGTCGCCGAGTGGCTAGGCCAGCCGGAGCTGATCCACGAGGGTGCGATTCGGATGTGCATCCTGTCGCTGCCGCTAGTGTGGAAGCACGGCCCCGACGTGCAGCAGAAGCAAGGCGTTGCGAAACTCTTGCTGCAGGCAATTCGACTCCGCAAGGATGGGCGACGCGCGATTTCGATCATCCAAAGCAATTTGAACGCGATTTTCGGAGGGGATAAGGCTGCCTGTGGTGAATGTGCACCGGTGATCGATGAGATACTCCAAGTTGAAAGGACTCCAAGAGAGATAGCCGCATCCAAGGCGGTATGGGGTAAAGCGGCCCAGAGCATCCAACGAAAGACGGGGATGTCCGGGGCAATGGGCTCGCATGGGATCGGGCAAACACATAATCAGGGCGGTCCCAAGCAACACAGTAAACCAAAGAAGGGAAAGCGAAAGAGAAGGTAG
- a CDS encoding helix-turn-helix domain-containing protein yields the protein MLRRYREAAGVSQEALAARAELHRNYVGLLERGKQVPTLLVVEKLAGALGMTMSSIIRDVEKEDGKTK from the coding sequence GTGCTACGTCGGTACCGGGAGGCAGCCGGGGTATCGCAGGAAGCGCTCGCGGCCCGCGCCGAGTTGCACCGGAACTACGTCGGGTTACTGGAGCGCGGAAAGCAGGTGCCCACGCTTCTAGTGGTCGAGAAACTGGCCGGCGCGCTCGGGATGACGATGTCTTCGATCATTCGGGACGTCGAAAAGGAAGACGGGAAAACAAAGTGA